In Carassius gibelio isolate Cgi1373 ecotype wild population from Czech Republic chromosome B2, carGib1.2-hapl.c, whole genome shotgun sequence, a single genomic region encodes these proteins:
- the yeats2 gene encoding YEATS domain-containing protein 2 isoform X4 yields the protein MKNKEHEIEVIGQRLNEARRMMDKLRACIVANYYANAGQPKVPEASKSDPSVLNHPAIKRFLDSPSRSSSPLNQNSETPSQVQSETESLSQHGEAGERETDSGREDSGPRVRRPSRNTGKDTFDVPSSLEQHGTYHTTGDEASRLYMKKTIVVGNVSKYIAPDKREENDQSTHKWMVYVRGSRKEPSIDHFVKKVWFFLHPSYKPNDLVEVSEPPFHLTRRGWGEFPVRVQIHFKDQRNKRIDIIHHLKLDRTYTGLQTLGAETVVDVELHKNSLGDDFIPFAPSSSSSSSSSSSSHLPFVGGSDSSSTAAQGSRQPSSHSLHAHDDQPSSDRVPGVTVKSESVRSSCSERTSQSNRSEKITIGSHGNSAFQPITASCKIIPQGQVPSPAESPGKSFQPITMSCKIVSGSPISTPSHSPLPRTSSSTPVHLKSSPSVINNPYIIVDKPGQVINMAASTSAATGSPTTKQSSTAHGPRSPASKVHTSSFLSSGVKVIIKQEPGEVSSQPSPQQQVISTAASQQPQQYVTVKGGHVIAMSPQKQSGAGTGGATPSKVLGIPLGSAVKQVSVSSGQILVAKSSPSMSKVGGPKQVVAQGVAKAIVSGGGSGASGITGQQGHAVTKAASGSGGSGKSGVMATLQLPANNLANLANLPPGTKLYLTTNSKNPSGKGKLLLIPQGAILRASNSAGQQSQSSGSGGSHSSSGSSGSGSLPSNLSYTSYILKQTPQGTFLVGQPGGSGKQSSGGHVPSSPASSTQQAIRVTAGQKAAILAQVCNKVVGGSQGSQVKLSDGSVKMVTAGAASHLNKPGTTTLRMTGGVITATSSTPSTPSATLTSQQSAEAAGGSSSQPFPQTAKAPPQHSVLVAASQAAVISAAKSASSATNTAKSSASVVTVAKSVNMPLISLSKGVGSSVVGGAKSSSPSLVTAASLISGGTVSGKTTATISGMLKLHPAQSSSQQTVLTIPANQLKQLSVGSASSGLQTILMPVGKVMQSGAKGASSSNTTTSGAASSASTPVPQVKTEPGLVSTTCTTPVPQPQTSAPASSAPSSGPLPTTPTPTDTAASIKVEQGIESTAHDLINSEHIENMTQLLTAIVKKFPLIVTEKNEDSHPFCATSVDQYYSWNIGKRRAAELQRAVAMRRVCSDLLERTPRLQALTPPRTKEVLCWCRLRGYTPPDPEPQCIEEDSIEDILTQIDSEPDCSSTLTGCEELSQRLEQLQRILKAEPDEEDDELLDIISVKDIDAAKVQIKLEQEEAEQEPKFFLGHCPSTQFIRDTTEQIGVTLQQVEVEKNVFAPVVETMILKAVEQFASEILRESLASAHGKSQQNRTPREISAMDVHQAISSIPTCDFLTNRYMGIMVKDESHDD from the exons ATGAAGAATAAAGAGCATGAGATCGAGGTTATCGGGCAG AGGTTGAATGAGGCCAGGAGAATGATGGACAAGCTCAGAGCATGCATTGTCGCAAACTACTATGCCAATGCTGGACAGCCTAAAGTCCCTGAG GCCTCTAAAAGTGACCCATCTGTGCTGAACCACCCTGCCATAAAACGCTTCTTGGATTCCCCCTCCCGCTCCTCGTCTCCACTGAACCAGAACTCAGAGACACCATCACAGGTCCAGTCTGAGACCGAGTCCCTCAGCCAACACGGGGAGGCTGGGGAGAGGGAGACGGACAGTGGGAGAGAGGACAGCGGTCCACGTGTACGTCGACCCAGCAGGAACACAGGAAAA GACACTTTTGATGTGCCATCATCCTTAGAGCAGCATGGGACTTACCACACCACAGGAGATGAGGCTTCTCGGCTCTACATGAAGAAAACCATTGTTGTGGGCAATGTATCCAA GTATATTGCCCCTGATAAACGTGAAGAGAATGATCAGTCCACTCATAAATGGATGGTGTATGTTCGAGGTTCTCGCAAAGAGCCCAGTATCGATCATTTTGTGAAGAAAGTCTGGTTCTTCCTGCACCCCAGCTACAAGCCCAATGACCTCGTGGAAGTCAG tgAGCCACCGTTCCACCTGACCCGTCGAGGGTGGGGAGAGTTTCCTGTCCGTGTGCAGATTCACTTTAAAGACCAACGGAACAAACGTATCGACATCATCCACCACTTAAAG CTTGACAGAACATACACAGGTTTACAGACTTTGGGAGCTGAAACG GTGGTGGATGTTGAGCTCCACAAAAACTCATTAGGTGATGACTTCATCCCCTTTGCTCCCTCATCGtcgtcatcatcttcatcatcatcttcctctcatCTGCCATTTGTGGGCGGGTCTGATTCTTCCTCCACAGCTGCCCAAGGCTCTCGGCAGCCCTCCTCTCACTCTCTGCATGCTCATGATGATCAGCCCAGCTCAGATAGAG ttccagGCGTGACTGTCAAGAGTGAGTCGGTGCGTTCTTCATGTTCTGAACGAACTTCACAGTCAAATAGGTCTGAGAAAATCACCATCGGTTCCCATGGAAACTCagcctttcagccaatcacagccagCTGTAAGATAATTCCACAAGGACAAGTGCCCAGTCCTGCCGAATCACCTGGGAAATCATTTCAGCCGATTACGATGAGCTGCAAGATTGTGTCTG GTTCTCCTATCTCCACCCCTAGTCACTCTCCTCTCCCCCGGACATCATCATCCACGCCAGTGCACCTGAAGTCCAGCCCCTCAGTCATAAATAACCCCTACATTATCGTGGACAAACCAGGCCAAGTCATTAATATGGCTGCATCGACATCTGCAGCTACAG GCAGTCCGACGACCAAGCAGAGCAGCACAGCCCATGGTCCCCGATCGCCTGCTTCTAAAGTTCACACCAGCAGCTTCCTGTCCTCTGGGGTCAAG GTTATAATCAAGCAAGAACCAGGAGAGGTGTCCTCCCAGCCGTCACCACAGCAACAGGTCATCTCCACAGCAGCTTCCCAGCAGCCACAACAGTATGTGACAGTGAAGGGAGGTCACGTGATAGCCATGTCGCCGCAAAAACAGAGTGGGGCAGGGACTGGAGGTGCCACACCCAGCAAG gtTTTGGGGATTCCACTGGGCTCCGCTGTCAAACAGGTCTCTGTGAGCAGCGGGCAGATCTTGGTCGCTAAGTCCAGCCCCTCTATGTCCAAGGTGGGGGGCCCAAAGCAAGTGGTAGCACAGGGTGTCGCTAAAGCAATCGTCAGTGGAGGAGGCAGCGGTGCAAGCGGCATCACGGGACAGCAGGGGCATGCTGTTACCAAGGCAGCAAGTGGGTCTGGAGGAAGTGGAAAGAGTGGAG ttatGGCCACCTTACAACTGCCAGCAAATAACCTGGCAAACCTGGCTAATCTGCCTCCGGGTACCAAACTCTACCTGACCACCAACAGCAAGAACCCATCGGGCAAAGGCAAACTGCTGCTGATCCCACAGGGAGCCATTCTGAGAGCCTCAAACAGTGCAG GCCAGCAGTCTCAGAGTTCTGGTTCTGGAGGGTCACATTCCTCCAGTGGGTCCTCAGGGTCTGGCAGCCTGCCTTCCAACTTATCCTACACTTCTTACATCCTCAAGCAGACTCCTCAG GGCACGTTCTTGGTTGGCCAGCCAGGGGGCTCTGGGAAACAGAGCTCTGGTGGTCACGTGCCATCCAGTCCTGCATCCAGTACCCAGCAGGCCATTCGGGTCACAGCTGGACAGAAGGCAGCCATATTGGCTCAGGTGTGTAACAAA gtggtgGGTGGGTCTCAAGGTTCTCAGGTGAAGCTGTCAGATGGTTCAGTGAAGATGGTAACAGCTGGTGCAGCAAGTCACCTGAATAAACCTGGCACAACAACCCTGAGAATGACTGGAGGCGTCATCACTGCCACAAGCTCCACCCCATCCACACCCAGTGCCACACTCACCTCTCAACAG TCAGCAGAAGCCGCTGGAGGATCGTCCTCTCAGCCGTTCCCTCAAACGGCAAAAGCACCACCGCAGCATTCTGTGCTTGTAGCTGCCAGTCAAGCTGCGGTGATCAGTGCGGCCAAGAGTGCCAGCTCTGCCACCAACACAGCAAAGAGTTCTGCCTCTGTTGTCACAGTCGCAAAGAGCGTCAACATGCCTCTCATTAGTCTGTCGAAGGGGGTGGGGTCGTCTGTTGTGGGCGGAGCCAAAAGCTCCAGCCCATCACTGGTCACTGCAGCGTCACTGATAAGTGGAGGGACGGTCAGCGGGAAAACTACTGCCACTATCTCAG GTATGTTAAAGTTGCATCCAGCTCAGTCCAGTTCCCAGCAGACGGTTCTCACCATCCCAGCCAATCAGCTGAAGCAACTCAGCGTAGGCAGTGCTTCCTCAGGGCTGCAGACCATCTTGATGCCTGTCGGCAAAG TCATGCAGTCTGGTGCTAAAGGTGCATCTAGTAGCAACACAACCACAAGTGGAGCTGCTTCCTCAGCATCCACACCTGTACCTCAAG TTAAAACTGAACCAGGTTTGGTTAGCACCACTTGTACAACTCCAGTACCCCAACCCCAAACATCTGCCCCAGCCTCTTCAGCACCCTCCTCTGGTCCACTGCCGACAACCCCCACACCCACAGACACAGCTGCTAGTATTAAAGTAGAACAAGGCATAGAATCTACAGCACATGACCTTATCAA TTCGGAGCACATAGAGAACATGACACAACTTCTGACGGCCATCGTGAAGAAATTCCCTCTGATTGTCACTGAGAAAA ATGAGGACTCTCATCCATTCTGTGCCACCTCTGTGGATCAGTACTACTCATGGAACATTGGCAAACGCAGAGCTGCAGAG TTGCAGCGAGCAGTGGCTATGCGCCGTGTATGTTCTGATCTTTTAGAGAGGACCCCTCGGCTTCAGGCCCTCACTCCACCCAGAACTAAAGAGGTGCTCTGCTGGTGCCGTCTTCGTGGTTACACACCCCCTGACCCTGAACCTCAATGTATAGAGGAGGACTCCATCGAGGACATACTCACACAGATCGACAGTGAACCCG actgcAGCTCGACTCTGACAGGCTGTGAGGAGTTGTCACAACGTCTGGAGCAACTTCAGAGGATTCTGAAGGCGGAGCCTGACGAGGAGGACGATGAACTTCT
- the yeats2 gene encoding YEATS domain-containing protein 2 isoform X1 yields the protein MSGVKRKIEDKDPDYEDITQVQESKRSKVVEQNAREAAVQKIEAIIKDQFSLEMKNKEHEIEVIGQRLNEARRMMDKLRACIVANYYANAGQPKVPEASKSDPSVLNHPAIKRFLDSPSRSSSPLNQNSETPSQVQSETESLSQHGEAGERETDSGREDSGPRVRRPSRNTGKDTFDVPSSLEQHGTYHTTGDEASRLYMKKTIVVGNVSKYIAPDKREENDQSTHKWMVYVRGSRKEPSIDHFVKKVWFFLHPSYKPNDLVEVSEPPFHLTRRGWGEFPVRVQIHFKDQRNKRIDIIHHLKLDRTYTGLQTLGAETVVDVELHKNSLGDDFIPFAPSSSSSSSSSSSSHLPFVGGSDSSSTAAQGSRQPSSHSLHAHDDQPSSDRVPGVTVKSESVRSSCSERTSQSNRSEKITIGSHGNSAFQPITASCKIIPQGQVPSPAESPGKSFQPITMSCKIVSGSPISTPSHSPLPRTSSSTPVHLKSSPSVINNPYIIVDKPGQVINMAASTSAATGSPTTKQSSTAHGPRSPASKVHTSSFLSSGVKVIIKQEPGEVSSQPSPQQQVISTAASQQPQQYVTVKGGHVIAMSPQKQSGAGTGGATPSKVLGIPLGSAVKQVSVSSGQILVAKSSPSMSKVGGPKQVVAQGVAKAIVSGGGSGASGITGQQGHAVTKAASGSGGSGKSGVMATLQLPANNLANLANLPPGTKLYLTTNSKNPSGKGKLLLIPQGAILRASNSAGQQSQSSGSGGSHSSSGSSGSGSLPSNLSYTSYILKQTPQGTFLVGQPGGSGKQSSGGHVPSSPASSTQQAIRVTAGQKAAILAQVCNKVVGGSQGSQVKLSDGSVKMVTAGAASHLNKPGTTTLRMTGGVITATSSTPSTPSATLTSQQSAEAAGGSSSQPFPQTAKAPPQHSVLVAASQAAVISAAKSASSATNTAKSSASVVTVAKSVNMPLISLSKGVGSSVVGGAKSSSPSLVTAASLISGGTVSGKTTATISGMLKLHPAQSSSQQTVLTIPANQLKQLSVGSASSGLQTILMPVGKVMQSGAKGASSSNTTTSGAASSASTPVPQVKTEPGLVSTTCTTPVPQPQTSAPASSAPSSGPLPTTPTPTDTAASIKVEQGIESTAHDLINSEHIENMTQLLTAIVKKFPLIVTEKNEDSHPFCATSVDQYYSWNIGKRRAAELQRAVAMRRVCSDLLERTPRLQALTPPRTKEVLCWCRLRGYTPPDPEPQCIEEDSIEDILTQIDSEPDCSSTLTGCEELSQRLEQLQRILKAEPDEEDDELLDIISVKDIDAAKVQIKLEQEEAEQEPKFFLGHCPSTQFIRDTTEQIGVTLQQVEVEKNVFAPVVETMILKAVEQFASEILRESLASAHGKSQQNRTPREISAMDVHQAISSIPTCDFLTNRYMGIMVKDESHDD from the exons ATGTCTGGGGTGAAAAGGAAAATAGAGGACAAAGATCCCGACTATGAGGACATCACTCAAGTGCAGGAGAGCAAGAGGAGTAAAGTGGTGGAGCAGAATG CTCGTGAAGCTGCAGTGCAGAAGATTGAAGCGATCATCAAGGATCAGTTTTCTCTTGAGATGAAGAATAAAGAGCATGAGATCGAGGTTATCGGGCAG AGGTTGAATGAGGCCAGGAGAATGATGGACAAGCTCAGAGCATGCATTGTCGCAAACTACTATGCCAATGCTGGACAGCCTAAAGTCCCTGAG GCCTCTAAAAGTGACCCATCTGTGCTGAACCACCCTGCCATAAAACGCTTCTTGGATTCCCCCTCCCGCTCCTCGTCTCCACTGAACCAGAACTCAGAGACACCATCACAGGTCCAGTCTGAGACCGAGTCCCTCAGCCAACACGGGGAGGCTGGGGAGAGGGAGACGGACAGTGGGAGAGAGGACAGCGGTCCACGTGTACGTCGACCCAGCAGGAACACAGGAAAA GACACTTTTGATGTGCCATCATCCTTAGAGCAGCATGGGACTTACCACACCACAGGAGATGAGGCTTCTCGGCTCTACATGAAGAAAACCATTGTTGTGGGCAATGTATCCAA GTATATTGCCCCTGATAAACGTGAAGAGAATGATCAGTCCACTCATAAATGGATGGTGTATGTTCGAGGTTCTCGCAAAGAGCCCAGTATCGATCATTTTGTGAAGAAAGTCTGGTTCTTCCTGCACCCCAGCTACAAGCCCAATGACCTCGTGGAAGTCAG tgAGCCACCGTTCCACCTGACCCGTCGAGGGTGGGGAGAGTTTCCTGTCCGTGTGCAGATTCACTTTAAAGACCAACGGAACAAACGTATCGACATCATCCACCACTTAAAG CTTGACAGAACATACACAGGTTTACAGACTTTGGGAGCTGAAACG GTGGTGGATGTTGAGCTCCACAAAAACTCATTAGGTGATGACTTCATCCCCTTTGCTCCCTCATCGtcgtcatcatcttcatcatcatcttcctctcatCTGCCATTTGTGGGCGGGTCTGATTCTTCCTCCACAGCTGCCCAAGGCTCTCGGCAGCCCTCCTCTCACTCTCTGCATGCTCATGATGATCAGCCCAGCTCAGATAGAG ttccagGCGTGACTGTCAAGAGTGAGTCGGTGCGTTCTTCATGTTCTGAACGAACTTCACAGTCAAATAGGTCTGAGAAAATCACCATCGGTTCCCATGGAAACTCagcctttcagccaatcacagccagCTGTAAGATAATTCCACAAGGACAAGTGCCCAGTCCTGCCGAATCACCTGGGAAATCATTTCAGCCGATTACGATGAGCTGCAAGATTGTGTCTG GTTCTCCTATCTCCACCCCTAGTCACTCTCCTCTCCCCCGGACATCATCATCCACGCCAGTGCACCTGAAGTCCAGCCCCTCAGTCATAAATAACCCCTACATTATCGTGGACAAACCAGGCCAAGTCATTAATATGGCTGCATCGACATCTGCAGCTACAG GCAGTCCGACGACCAAGCAGAGCAGCACAGCCCATGGTCCCCGATCGCCTGCTTCTAAAGTTCACACCAGCAGCTTCCTGTCCTCTGGGGTCAAG GTTATAATCAAGCAAGAACCAGGAGAGGTGTCCTCCCAGCCGTCACCACAGCAACAGGTCATCTCCACAGCAGCTTCCCAGCAGCCACAACAGTATGTGACAGTGAAGGGAGGTCACGTGATAGCCATGTCGCCGCAAAAACAGAGTGGGGCAGGGACTGGAGGTGCCACACCCAGCAAG gtTTTGGGGATTCCACTGGGCTCCGCTGTCAAACAGGTCTCTGTGAGCAGCGGGCAGATCTTGGTCGCTAAGTCCAGCCCCTCTATGTCCAAGGTGGGGGGCCCAAAGCAAGTGGTAGCACAGGGTGTCGCTAAAGCAATCGTCAGTGGAGGAGGCAGCGGTGCAAGCGGCATCACGGGACAGCAGGGGCATGCTGTTACCAAGGCAGCAAGTGGGTCTGGAGGAAGTGGAAAGAGTGGAG ttatGGCCACCTTACAACTGCCAGCAAATAACCTGGCAAACCTGGCTAATCTGCCTCCGGGTACCAAACTCTACCTGACCACCAACAGCAAGAACCCATCGGGCAAAGGCAAACTGCTGCTGATCCCACAGGGAGCCATTCTGAGAGCCTCAAACAGTGCAG GCCAGCAGTCTCAGAGTTCTGGTTCTGGAGGGTCACATTCCTCCAGTGGGTCCTCAGGGTCTGGCAGCCTGCCTTCCAACTTATCCTACACTTCTTACATCCTCAAGCAGACTCCTCAG GGCACGTTCTTGGTTGGCCAGCCAGGGGGCTCTGGGAAACAGAGCTCTGGTGGTCACGTGCCATCCAGTCCTGCATCCAGTACCCAGCAGGCCATTCGGGTCACAGCTGGACAGAAGGCAGCCATATTGGCTCAGGTGTGTAACAAA gtggtgGGTGGGTCTCAAGGTTCTCAGGTGAAGCTGTCAGATGGTTCAGTGAAGATGGTAACAGCTGGTGCAGCAAGTCACCTGAATAAACCTGGCACAACAACCCTGAGAATGACTGGAGGCGTCATCACTGCCACAAGCTCCACCCCATCCACACCCAGTGCCACACTCACCTCTCAACAG TCAGCAGAAGCCGCTGGAGGATCGTCCTCTCAGCCGTTCCCTCAAACGGCAAAAGCACCACCGCAGCATTCTGTGCTTGTAGCTGCCAGTCAAGCTGCGGTGATCAGTGCGGCCAAGAGTGCCAGCTCTGCCACCAACACAGCAAAGAGTTCTGCCTCTGTTGTCACAGTCGCAAAGAGCGTCAACATGCCTCTCATTAGTCTGTCGAAGGGGGTGGGGTCGTCTGTTGTGGGCGGAGCCAAAAGCTCCAGCCCATCACTGGTCACTGCAGCGTCACTGATAAGTGGAGGGACGGTCAGCGGGAAAACTACTGCCACTATCTCAG GTATGTTAAAGTTGCATCCAGCTCAGTCCAGTTCCCAGCAGACGGTTCTCACCATCCCAGCCAATCAGCTGAAGCAACTCAGCGTAGGCAGTGCTTCCTCAGGGCTGCAGACCATCTTGATGCCTGTCGGCAAAG TCATGCAGTCTGGTGCTAAAGGTGCATCTAGTAGCAACACAACCACAAGTGGAGCTGCTTCCTCAGCATCCACACCTGTACCTCAAG TTAAAACTGAACCAGGTTTGGTTAGCACCACTTGTACAACTCCAGTACCCCAACCCCAAACATCTGCCCCAGCCTCTTCAGCACCCTCCTCTGGTCCACTGCCGACAACCCCCACACCCACAGACACAGCTGCTAGTATTAAAGTAGAACAAGGCATAGAATCTACAGCACATGACCTTATCAA TTCGGAGCACATAGAGAACATGACACAACTTCTGACGGCCATCGTGAAGAAATTCCCTCTGATTGTCACTGAGAAAA ATGAGGACTCTCATCCATTCTGTGCCACCTCTGTGGATCAGTACTACTCATGGAACATTGGCAAACGCAGAGCTGCAGAG TTGCAGCGAGCAGTGGCTATGCGCCGTGTATGTTCTGATCTTTTAGAGAGGACCCCTCGGCTTCAGGCCCTCACTCCACCCAGAACTAAAGAGGTGCTCTGCTGGTGCCGTCTTCGTGGTTACACACCCCCTGACCCTGAACCTCAATGTATAGAGGAGGACTCCATCGAGGACATACTCACACAGATCGACAGTGAACCCG actgcAGCTCGACTCTGACAGGCTGTGAGGAGTTGTCACAACGTCTGGAGCAACTTCAGAGGATTCTGAAGGCGGAGCCTGACGAGGAGGACGATGAACTTCT